DNA from Cutibacterium acnes:
CCTTGTCAGCAGAGGAGCAGCGGCGGCTCGCCGAGCTTGAGGAAGCGCTGTCCACTGACGATCTTGACTTTGCTCGGTCTTTCTCTCGGCGTGCTTCCGCGACTTGTCCTCACCCCAGTCGCAATGCTTTAGAGCAGCGACGTATGCAGCATCGTCGGGCTCGACGCCGTCAGATTCTTCTCGGGTCTGTCATGGTGCTGCTGGGTTTAGCGGGCGTTGTCGGTGGGGTGGTCCTCACCAGTGGAGTTCTTGCTGTTGTCGGTTTCGCCATTATGGCCCTCGCCGTCGGAGTACTGCTGTCGACCGGTGGAGGTGTGATGCCACGGAGCAGCGGAGTTAGACCACGTGGTGGGCAACGCGAGCCCCATTCCGAATCCTTCACCGCTCGAATGGAAGAGCGCTGGCGTCGACGTCAGTCGAGGTAACACTCCGTCGTCAGTCGCGGTGACTTTCACTTTTTGACAAGGGATGTCGGTAACCAGGTCGCCAGCCAGTGTGGCCTGGGGGTGGGGGTTCGTGCTAACCAGGCCTTGACAGCCCCGAGATCGTCGGGAAGAGAGTTGTCATGACCATCCTTGCTAGACCAGCGGTCCATCTCCTCTGCCAGGGCCAGCTTCTTGACCGCAGCGGAGGTGTCCGGATCCATGTCGGTGACTAAGGCCGCGGCTTGACGACGCGGGGTACCGTCAGGCCAGGCCAAACCGTGATCGATCCACAGGTCGCGGATTTCCCGCCAAATGCCGGCTATCGAACCACGGGTAATCCTGCGGCGTGAGATGAGCATGCGAATGAGCATTGGCAGCGCGAGTATGACGAGAATGACGAGGACTGCACTGAGAGGTGCCCAATTGAAGCCTTCATGGTCGGCGGTACTGATAGGTGCGGGGCTGCTGGTGGGTGTCGAAGTATGTGCAGCTGCCGGGGATGGCTCAGGCGATGGGGTGGAGGTCTGTGTCGAAGGAGTCGGGGATGACGATGGGGTGGAGGAGGGGGAAGGAATAGTGGTTTCCTTGTCGGTCCAGGTGGGAGCTGGTGCCACCGCTGCGGTCGGCTCGAACCTAACCCATCCGTAGTCCTGGAAGTACAACTCGGGCCAAGCGTGCATCTGGTTGGCGCGTATCTTCCAGGTGTCTCTTGCATGATCGCCGGGAAGGAACCCCACGGATACGCGTGACGGAATACCTTCAAGTCGTGCCATAAGTGCCATTGACGCCGCGAAATGGATGCAATAACCACGGTGGGTGCGCAGCAAGAAGTTTTCCAGTACTTGATAGCCGTCACCTTCGGGTGCGTTGATGTCGTAATGGAATCGAGCGCTGTCACGAAGCCAGTTTTGAATCGCGATGGCCTTGGTTACGGGGGTAGATTTCCCCTTGATAATTCGGCTAGTTAAGTCCCTTATGCTGGATGGAACGTTAGCAGGGACTTCGGTGTACACCGAGTTATTTGGGGTGCCGGCCTTCGCGTTATCGAAGGTTACTGGATCGGGGTCGGGCTCCTGCGCCGAAATGCTGTACTGCATATCGGAGGTTGCATGGTCGTGATCAGCAGAGGTTGAGACAATCGTCAGATCCTGTGGGTCCCACGCCCAGGTCTGATCGACGTCCGCAGCAATTGGTCCATAGGGGGCGGGTAAATACTGTGAAGAAAACCCAGTGATATTGATATCGACCGTACGAGTTCGTGACGGGCCAAACAATCCCGGTACAGATTCAGGGGCAGAGTGTTCTAGATCAACTGGGATGAGGCCCCACCCTCGATCAGTCACCTTCGATAGGGAGGTCATGCGCAGGTATTCACCGTCAGGGCTATTAGTGGTGTAGGTGATGACTGATGCCGTCGATGTGTTATGGAGATTGCGACGCAGTTCGATGGTCGGATCACTCATCCGTACCGGACTCGACGGGGCCGCTGCTGGGCGAGAGAAGTCAAGATGTCCCCAGACGGGTGCGATCGCGGCGAACACTGTAGCGATCGTGATGGCGATAATACTGAATATAGCCGCGGCCAACCAGGTCAGAGGGCCACCTCCTCGAAGCGCATGATCGACGGTGAGGATGATGAGCCAGCTCGCCGCGACCAAGGCGAAACTCCACCAGGGCGTGTCGTGTCTGACGATGAGAACCGCCGCAAGATGGATAACTAGCAGCGGAGCGAGAGACCACCCAGGGCTTTCGAGAGTAATGGTTAGCAGGTCTGCCAGAACAGTCAG
Protein-coding regions in this window:
- a CDS encoding transglutaminaseTgpA domain-containing protein; its protein translation is MTNPRRAAQPVTQLSEHLDLTKASEYPGLLAIHLAVALAMMLATFSLIGLTTDPSFWIGPTAVIVFLEVVGLLCRHHHWDHAEVQGVQAILVVVIVVMMGGISASAVGSSGSFPVNALHLYRDTLTLIQTTDGHLPPSIGVIWLTTTVVAVLTVLADLLTITLESPGWSLAPLLVIHLAAVLIVRHDTPWWSFALVAASWLIILTVDHALRGGGPLTWLAAAIFSIIAITIATVFAAIAPVWGHLDFSRPAAAPSSPVRMSDPTIELRRNLHNTSTASVITYTTNSPDGEYLRMTSLSKVTDRGWGLIPVDLEHSAPESVPGLFGPSRTRTVDINITGFSSQYLPAPYGPIAADVDQTWAWDPQDLTIVSTSADHDHATSDMQYSISAQEPDPDPVTFDNAKAGTPNNSVYTEVPANVPSSIRDLTSRIIKGKSTPVTKAIAIQNWLRDSARFHYDINAPEGDGYQVLENFLLRTHRGYCIHFAASMALMARLEGIPSRVSVGFLPGDHARDTWKIRANQMHAWPELYFQDYGWVRFEPTAAVAPAPTWTDKETTIPSPSSTPSSSPTPSTQTSTPSPEPSPAAAHTSTPTSSPAPISTADHEGFNWAPLSAVLVILVILALPMLIRMLISRRRITRGSIAGIWREIRDLWIDHGLAWPDGTPRRQAAALVTDMDPDTSAAVKKLALAEEMDRWSSKDGHDNSLPDDLGAVKAWLARTPTPRPHWLATWLPTSLVKK
- a CDS encoding DUF3040 domain-containing protein; this encodes MPLSAEEQRRLAELEEALSTDDLDFARSFSRRASATCPHPSRNALEQRRMQHRRARRRQILLGSVMVLLGLAGVVGGVVLTSGVLAVVGFAIMALAVGVLLSTGGGVMPRSSGVRPRGGQREPHSESFTARMEERWRRRQSR